Below is a genomic region from Salinirussus salinus.
ACACCTGGAGCGGGGGAAGACACCGACGGTGATGAACCCCAACGACAAGCACGCGCTGCGTGCTGCCCTCCAGACGAAGGTGCGCCACGGTGGTACAGTGTCGCTGATGAGCATGGGGCCGCCCGGCTACGCGGAGGTCCTCCAGGAGGGGATGCAGGACGTCTACGCCGACGACCTCTATCTCCTCTCGGACCGCGAGATGGGCGCGGCCGACACGTGGGCGACGGCGATGACCGTCACCACCGGGCTGGAACACCTCGAGGAGGAACCGGACCTGGTGTTCGCGGGCTTCAAGACCGCCGACGGGGAGACCGGCCACACCGGTCCCCAGACCAACTGGTGTATCGACATCAACGAGGAGATGACCGACCGGCCGCTGATCACCCACGTCATCGCGCTGGACATCGACGAGGAGGCGGGCACGGTGCGCGCGAAACGCCTCGTCGAGGGTGACATCTCCGAGATCGAGACCATCGAGGCCGAGCTGCCAGCGTTCATCGTCGCGGACCCCGAGTTCGAGGCCAGCTACCGGAAGGCCGAGCACCGGCTCCGGCACAAGGACTTCCGGGAGCAGACCCAGCAGCGGGCCGCCGAGTTCGGCGAGTACCTCGCCGACGACTCGGAGAAGGAGATGACCGACTTCGAGCACTTCACCATGTGGAACCAGGAGGACCTGAATCTCGACCCCGACTTCATCGGGCTGGACGGCTCGCCGACGATCGTCGCGGGCGTCGACCCGATCCCGAAAGCGCCCTCCGAGCGGGAGGCGACGATGGTCGACCCCGACGACGCCGAGGGGATGGGCGACGTGCTCGAGGAGATGGAGCCCTACGCGGCAGGTGACTGACCATGCCGGAAATCGACCCCACCGACCACGAGATCGCCGACCTCGGACCGAAGATCAAGGATATCGACGACGAGCAGGAACTCGAGGAGATGCTGGCCATGGAGAAAGGCGGCGAGGGGCGCGCCCCCGTCGTCACGCTCATCGAGGACCGCCTCGAGAAGGTGGCCGGCGACGACGAGGACGAACAGGACCCCAGCGAGGTCGACCTGACGGAGCTGACCATCGCCGACATCGCCAACATGGTCCGCGACGTCGAGGAGGTCGACGTGCTGGAGGGTCTGCTGGAGCGGGAGAAGGAGGGCAAGGACCGGAAGGGCGCCAAAGAGCAGATCGAGAGCCGCATCCAGTCCATCGAGGGCAGCGACGAGGAGGAGGAGACGGAAGTCGAGTACGTCCCCCCCGAGGAGAAACACCCCGACCTCGACCATCCGACCGCTGACAAGCAGTACGTCGAGGGGACCGTCGGCGGCGAGTACCGCGACATGTGGGTCTACTGCGAGACCCAGCGCGGCGAGCTGATCGACGTCTCCCGGGAGATGCTCGGCAAGGCCCGGGAGCTGATGGACCTGTACAACGCCGACCCGTCCGAGGCCACGGAAGACGAGCCCTCCGGCCGGTACGGCGGCGACGAGAACGGCGAGCCCGAGGAGGTCGTCGCGGTGATCATCGGCGACGAGGTCGAAGGGCTGACCGAGGAGGCGGTCGCCTACGGCGCCGACCGCGTGGTCTACCACGAAGACGAGCGGCTGGAGCGGTTCCGGCACAAGCCCTACACCGAGATCTTCGTCAACATGTGCCGGGACTGGGAGGCCGACTGGCGGGACTACCACGAGCCCCGCTACACGGTCTTCCCGGCGACGAACAACGGCCGGGACCTCTCGGCGCTCGTCCAGGGCGAGCTCGACTCCGGGCTGGCCTCGGACTGTTCGGGGCTGTACATCGAGGAGGCGATGATCTCCAATCCGGCGAAGACCGGCACGCCCGGCGACTCCAAGGAGTTCGAGCGGATCCTCCACATGAAGCGGCCGGACTTCTCCGGGTTCGAGTACTCCACCATCCTCTGTATCGACAAACCACACCGGGACTTCCACCCGCAGGGCGCCTCCGTCATCCCGGGTGCCTTCGAGGTACCCGAGCCCGACCACGAGCGCGAGGGCGAGGTGACCGAACACGACCTCGAGCTGCCCGACGACTGGTTCCAGGTGGAAGTGACCGACTACGACCGGCTAGACGAGGGGGTCGACCTCACGGGCAACGACGTCGTCGTCGCGATGGGCCGGGGGATCGGCGAGAACCCCACCGAGGGGATCGAGCTCGGTCTCGAACTGACCGACCAGTTCGAGGAGGCCGACATGGGGCTCTCGCGGGGCGTCATCACCGCCTCCTACCAGTTCGACGGTCACGTCGAGCAGTACATCACGGAAGAACGCCAGATCGGCGAGTCCGGCCAGGTCGTCGAGCCCGACCTCTACATCGCCGCGGGCATCTCCGGGGCGGTCCAGCACAAGGTCGGCATGGACGAGTCCGACACCATCGTCGCGATCAACGAGGACCCGGACGCGGACATCCGGGACTTCTCCGATTACTACATCCAGGGCGACCTCTTCGAGGTGATCCCCCGGCTGGTGGAGGCGATCGAGGCCGGCGAGTTCGCCGAGGCGATCGCAGAGGTGAGCAATGACTGACGAACACTACGAGGCAGTCGTCGTCGGGGCCGGTCCCGGCGGCGCGGCCGCGGCGGCCTCGCTGGCCGAGCGCGGCGTCGAGACGCTGGTCCTCGAGCGGGGCGTCGACGCGGGCTCGAAGAACGTCTCCGGCGGGCTGATCTACGCCGAGGAGTCCGCCCCCTACACGATCGACGACTTCTTCCCCGACGTGCGGGAGGCGGCGACCGAGCGGGCGGTCGACGAGCACTACATCCACAACGTGGCCGGCGAGAAGGTCAAGACCTTCGACCTCGAGGGGGTCCACCAGCACGACACCGAGTGGTGTGACGCCGTCCTCCGGCGGAAGATGGACTCCTGGCTGGCCGAGCGGGTCCACGAGAAGACCCGCGAGACCGGCGGCGGTCTCCTCACGGGCGTCCGCGTCAACGGGCTGCTCCGCGAGGGCGGCGAGATCGTCGGCGTCACCTGCGACGAACTCGACCCGATCCGCGCGGACCTGGTCGTCGCCGCGGACGGGGTCAACTCCGAACTCGCCAGGGACGCCGGCCTGATGGACTGGGACGAGCCCGAGGAGTGGTTCCAGGGCGTCAAGGCCGTCGTCGAGATGGACCGCGAGGACATCAACGAGCGCTTCGGCCTCGAGGACGACGAGGGCGTGGCCCACCTGTTCTCGGGCGACCTCTTCGACGGCGTCCGCGGCGGGGGCTTTCTCTACACCAACGAGGAGTCGCTGTCGATCGGGACCGTCTTCCACCTCGACTCGATCGCCGAGGAGCGCGCCGAGCCCCACGAGCTGCTCGACGGCCTGCTGACCCACCCGCTGATGGACCAGTGGCTTCAGGGCGAGTACGAGGAGCGGGAGTACTCCGCGAAGCTCGTCCCCGACTCGAAGAAGGTGGCCCACCCCTCGCCACACCAGGGCCGGCTCGTGCTCGTGGGCGACGCGGCCGGCCAGATGCAGGCCCAGGGGCCGATCATCAAGGGCATGAACCACGCGGTCACCGCCGGCGGGCTGGTCGGCGAGGCCTTCACCGAGGCGAAAAGCCGCAACGACCCCGGCGCAGTCGGCGACCTCTACGAGCAGAAACTCCGCTCGGAGGGCGTCCTGAAGAAGCTGCGCCCGCGGCGGTACCGCTGGACCCGGTCGCTCACCGAGAACGGCGTCCTGAACAGGGTCCAGAGCGGGCTGGTCAACTCGCCGGTCGGCACCGCGGGGATCAAGCTGTTCGGCGGGCTCGTCGAGCGCGCCTTCAACTCCCCGTTCGTGCTCGGGATGATCCCCGACACCCGCTTCTCCTACGTCGACGTCCCGACGAAGATCGGGGAGACGCTGGGGACGCGGGTCGACGCCGAGAACGACGTCGAGCCACCGGAGCTCGACGACCGCATCGGCGACCTGACCTACGACGTCGACGACCCCCACATCGAACTCCAGGACAACAGCTTCGCGGCCAGCGGGACGGCAGTGACGGCCTGTCCGGTCAGCGCCAAGGACTTCGGCGGGGGCTGTTACCGCGAGGAGACCGTCAAGTCCAACGGCCGCGAGGAGCGGGTGGTGAGTCTGGACACCCAGCCCTGCGTCGAGTGTGGCACCTGCGCGGTCGTCGCCGACACGAAGTGGGAACACCCGCCCGGCGGCAAGGGCGTCGAGTTCAAGCAGGGATGAGTTCGGCACGGGCCCGGTTCACCGAGCGGATCCACGACCTCGCGGCCGAGGCCGAGCGGGACCGTGAGGCCTTCGAGCCGCCGGTCGACCCGCCCGACGAGGAGGGGGCGATGGACTACCTCCGGGAGGGGGCCGGGCCGGCAGTCTCGCTGTTCGTCGAGGCCCGGACCGGCCAGCACATGGTCCACTTCCCGCCAGAGGAGTACCACGCCCTGGAGGGGGCGATGAACGAGTGGTTCGAGCTCTACGCCGCCTGCTACGGCGTCGAGCTGGACGCCGACTTCGCGCTCCGGGAGGCCGCGGACCTGCTGCTGGACACCCGCAACATCAAGGACGTCGCCCAGCTGCTGACGCACGTCCCCGAGCGGCAGTAACGCGACCTCGCTAGCGGTTACCCCCTTCCTTCGTCCGGTTCACCGCTCTCGAAACGTCCGTAGCCACCGCATACTCCGGGACAAACCGTTAAATACCGGGCCGTGATACCAACCCACATGGAACTGACGGAGACACTCGAGTTCGACCACGACGACCGGGAGGACATCTACGAGTACATCGAGTCACACGGCGCGAGCCGACCGAAGCAGGTCCGGAAGTCGCTGAACATGGGCGAGCGGGCCTTCGGCCACCACGCGGCCATCCTCAAGCGGGACGGGGTGCTGGAGGAGGCCGACGGGAGACTCCGGATCGCGTTCGAGGCAGGCACCGAGGAGGAGTTCGAGGCCGAGGACGTCGAGTTCGCCATCCGGCAGGCCCGCGAGGAGGACCTGACGGGGCTGGTCGGCGCGATCCGGCAGGCCATCGGCGGCGGCGCCTACGTCGACGCCGAGACGGTCGCCGACGTCGTCGACAGCGAGGGCGTCCTGCTCCGGCACAACGAACTCGAATCGCGCATCTTCTTCGTCGCTACCGTCGACGGCGAGGTGGTGGGCTGGGTCCACCTCAAACACCCCGAAAGCGCGAAGCTCGCCCACACCGCCGAACTCACCGTCGGCGTCCTCGAGGAGTACCGTGGCAACAGCATCGGGAGCCACCTCCTCGAGCGGGGCCTGGAGTGGGGCCAGTCCCAGGGGTTCGAGCGGATCTACAACTCCATCCCCTCCACGAACGAGGACGCCATCGAGTTCCTCGAGGGGCGGGGATGGGAAGTCGAGGCCGTCCGCGAGGGCCACTACAAGCTCGACGGCGAGTACATCGACGAGGTGATGATGGCAAGGGAGCTCTAGGCCGCCCCGTCAGGCAGTTCGTCGTCGGCCGTCTCCAGCGCGTCCGCGACGACCCCCTCCTGTCGGCTCTCGACGCGGGCGTGGGCCGCACACACCACTCTGTTCTCCGTCCAGGGGATGTGCAACTCGAAGCTCGCCTCCCGGGCACAGTCCTCCTGGGTACACTCCATGCGCCCCCTTCGTGTGCGCGGTTTACAAGCGTTTCCGGTGCGCGGACGGTCGCGTTTAGTTAGGCAGTCGTACCGCCAGAGGTGTTGAGAACAGCAGGAAAGCCCCGGACGTCTGGATTCGGGGGCACCGGCAGACTCACTCCGTTCGTCTGCCGAGCCTCCGCTCGTTACACTCGCGGAGACCTCACTGCGGTCCTTGCGTCGTCCGCCGTCGTCCAGACGCCCGCCCCTTTCAGTCCCGCCCGACTCGGCTGTCCAGACTGGGCGGGACAGAAAGGGGCCGGAGGCTCGCGGAGCGAGACCACGTAAGCACCGCAACGCAGTGAGGAGCGTAGCGAGTCGCAGCCTGCGAGCCTCCGGGGGCTTTCTTGCTGGAGTGAGTCCCGTCTCTGCTACACTAAACACTGCCGCGCGGACCGGCTTCGTTCCCGTCAGTAACGCTCGCTCAGACCAGCGCGACCAGCACCATCGCCACCAGGATCGAGAGCGCGAGCAGGAGCTGGACCAGCGCCGAGGCGAGGATGCCGACGACCGCTCCGAGCGCGGCCCTGGCGCTGCCACGGGCGTCGCGGGCCCTGAGGTACTCGACCAGGAAGACCGTCCCCGCGACCCCGACGACGATCCCGACGGGACCGGCGACGAAAAACAGCGCCAGTCCGACGACCCCGGCCGCGGCCGTCGTCGTGGCGGACGCGCCGCCGGCGGACGCCCCGAGCGCGCCGCCGAAGAGGTCGACCGCGACGCCGAGCAGCCCGACGAACAGGAGCGCGACCAGCACGACCGTCGAGGGGTCGGCGTAGCCGCTGGCCCACCAGTAGACCAGCACGCCGGCGACGGACAGCGCCGGCCCCGGGACCAGCGGGAGGACACTCCCCAGAACGCCCGCGACCAGGAGGGCGAAGGCCACGAGCACCGGGAGGTCGACGCCCAGAACGAGCGGGACCGCGTCGGGCATCGCCGCGCTCGCGGTCACCGCAACCGCCTCCGGTCCTCGCGTGCGGCCTCCGTCCCGTACCGGTCGACGAGGCTGCCGGCGACCCGGCCCATCGCCCGCTTGCACTCGGCGGTCGAGGGGTAGTCGAGCGCGTCGGCGACCTCCGGCCAGGGGCGGGCCTGCAGGGCTTTCAGGACGAGCAGGCGCTCGGCGCGGGCGTCGACCCGAGAGGCGCCCTCCGGGAGGGAGCCGTCACCGGTGTCAGCCCCTCCGGCGAGGTGGTGAAGCGCCAGCCGCCGGAACGGGCGGGGTGCGGTATCGAAGATAGCCGCTCCCTCGGCGGTGCCGGTGACGACCCGCCACTCCAGTTCCGAGATGTCGAGCGCGGGTGCGCCGTCGGCGGTATCCGGGCCGACGGTCCCGTCGTGGTCGACTGCTCGCAGGGCCGCCCGCACCACGTCCGGCTCCACACCGGAGAGCGGGTCCGCGAGCATGCCCGGTACTCGCCGCAGGAACCAGCCGGTGTGGCGGTCGAGCAGCTCCCGTCCGGCCGCGGAGACCGGGGCGACCATCACCGCGGAGTGCTCGCCGCTGCGCTCGTTTCTGGTCGTCGAGAGGTGGACGGTCCGAAAGCCGTTGTCGGCCCAGAAGTCGACGAGGGCGGGCGTGGCGCCGTAGCCGACGCCGAGGTAGTCGAGGTCGCGGTCGCCGGCCTCCGACCGAACGCGCTCGAGCAGCAGCGAGCCCAGGCCCCGCGAGCGTGCGGCGGGGTGGGTGGCGATCCGGAGGACGCGCCAGCCGACCGGGACGCCCGCGCGCTCGTCGCGACACTGCGTGGTCAGCACGTCGGGGACCATGTTCCCGCGCACGCGCTCGCCGGCGTACATCCGTCCCCGCAGGTCCGCGGGCAGCCCGCCCTCCCGGGCGAGCAGGGCAACCGAGGCGACGTGGTCGCCCTGCAGCAGCGCCCGGACGGCGACGTTCGGGGCGTCGAGCAGCCGCGCGAGGTCGTCGGGCTCCGTCCGGTAGTGAGCGGTCACGAGCAGGCCGAAGGCCTCCCGAAGGAGGTGCTCGTCGGCGAGCAGGTCGGCCGAGGAGAGTCGCCGGAATTCGACCGTCTCGGGCTCAGCGTCGGCGACGAGCGGGTCCACGGCCGGGCGGGCGTCCAGCGCGAGCGCGCGGAAGGCCCACACCTCGACCGGGTCACAGGGCGCGTAGCGGATCGGCGTGGCCAGCGTGACCTCCCGCACGTCCCGGCCGGATTCCGCCAAACGGTCCCGAAAGCGCACGTCGAAGCCCCGGCCCGCACCCTCGTAGCCGTGGACGGTCGTGGCGAAGGCGGCCGCCGGCGCCTCGAGCAACGCCTCCAGGCGCGCGACCGGGAGGGCGGCAGCCTCGTCGGCGATGGCGAGGTCGGGGTCCTCGGGCAGCTCCGCTGCCTCGGCGGGCGGGAGGAAGCGGACCCGGCCGTCCCCGGTGTTCAGGCGACGGGGGTTCTCGGGAGCGTCCTGGTCAGCGAGGGCGCCCAGGTCCGCGAGCAGCTCCCGGACGCGGGCGAACAGTTCGCGGGCGTTGCGGTAGGCGGGGGCGGTGACGAGCACGTCCCGGCCCTCGCGGGCGAGACAGGCCGCGGCCAGGCCGGCGGCGCTCGATTTCCCGCGGCCGCGGTCGGCCTCGAGGACGAGCGCCTCGAACTCCTCGAAGGCGGCGACGGCCCCGGCCTGGTCGGCCGTCCGGCAGGCCTCGTAGGCAGCGGCCGGGAAGCGGTGGTCCTCGGGCGGCTCGGGGTCGGGTGGCGCTCTGCGTGGTGGCGGGTCAGTCAGGCCCTCCCGCTCGACGGCCCCGGTGTCGACGTCGACGACAGCGACCCCGCGGTGGGCCCGCAGCGTGTCGACGAGCCGCCGGCGGAAGTGGCCCGACACGTCGGACCGCTCGAAGGGAGGAACGGCGAGCGTCGCGTCGAAGCCGTCCCGGCGGTCGGGCCAGTCGTCGAGGGGTGGAGTCAACAACAGCAGCAGCCCACCCCCGTCCACGGCGCCCACCGCACGGCCGATGGCGTTTGGCCGGCAGGCCTCCTGGCAGTCGACGACGACCGCCTCGCGGGTGGTCCCGAGCAGTTCGGTCGCGCGGTCCAGCGGGAGGTGTTCGGTGGAGTCGAGTACCGGGGCAGCGAGTGCCGCATCGGCGGGGCCGAGATACGTGCCGTCGGTGACGCCGGCGGCTGCGAGGGCGTCGGCGGCGCGCTCGCGGGTCCGGTCGGCCGCGCCGGCGAGCACGAGCAGCCGGCGCTCGCCGGCACGGCGGGCCTCCGCTCGTAGCCTGGCCGCCAGCTCCATACCCAGGGTCGGCAGGGCTGCGTGTTGAGGACTGCGGTCGGCAGCCGGTCCCACGGCGCGGGGGCTTCGAAAGCGCTTTAGGCAACCGAGAGCCAGTAGCGGGTACAGCCTGCACAGGGTTGATGACGCTCCCAGCCCGCACAGGACTCTCAGGCCACAGGCCCGCGGGGTGACCCGCGAGGGCGGGGGAGTGCGAGCCCGTGTGCAGGAGGTGACCACCATATGTCAGTGTACGTCGATTTCGACGTCCCGGCAGACCTCGAGGAGGACGCGCTCGAAGCCCTCGAGGTCGCCCGGGACACGGGACGAGTAAAGAAAGGAACAAACGAGACGACGAAGGCCGTCGAGCGCGGTAACGCCGAGCTGGTCTACGTCGCCGAGGACGTCCAGCCCGAGGAGGTCGTGATGCACCTGCCCGAGCTGGCCGCCGAGAAGGATATCCCCTACGTCTTCGTCGGCACCCAGGACGACATCGGCCACGCCGCCGGCCTCGAGGTCGGCAGCGCCGCCGCAGCCATCGTCGACGCCGGCGAGGCAAGCGAGGACGTCCAGGACATCGCCGACAAGGTCGACGAGCTCCGGTGATCTAGATGAGTACAGAGGAAACCGAGGATGAGGGCGGTGGCGGCTCCACGCCGGCGGAGGTCATCGAGGTCGTGGGCCGGACCGGGATGCACGGCGAGGCCATGCAGGTCAAGTGTCGCATCCGCGAGGGCGAGAACCAGGGGCGGATCATCACCCGGAACGTCCTCGGCCCGGTCCGGGAGGGCGACGTGCTCCAGCTTCGCGAGACCGCCCGCGAGGCCGACCAGATCGGAGGCCAATAATGCCACGAACCAACGAGTGTGACTTCTGTGGCGGCGACATCGAGCCCGGCACGGGCACGATGTTCGTCCGCACGGACGGCAGCACGGTCCACTTCTGCTCCTCGAAGTGCGAGAAAAACGCCGACCTCGGCCGCCGGGCCCGCGACCTGGAATGGACCGAGGAGGGCGAGGAGACAGCCGCGGCGGCCGGGGAGTCCGAGGAGAGCCCCGGCCGCGAGGCCGACATCGAGGACCAGGGACAGGACGTCGACGCGGCGGCCGGGACGCCGGACGTCGAGGAGAGCGAAGAGGTCGAAGCCGCCGAGGAGGCGGCGACCGAGCCCGGCCCCGAGGGTGAGGGCGCCGAGGAGGCCGCCGCCGACGGCGACGCCGAGCCGGCCGAGGCCGTCGAGGACGACGGGGAGGCCGACGACGACCAGGAAGAGGAGGAAGCCGAAGCATGAGCGAAGAGCGCGAGCGGACGTTCGTGATGGTCAAGCCGGACGGCGTCCAGCGCGGGCTGGTCGGCGAGATCGTCTCCCGGTTCGAGCAGCGGGGGCTGAAGCTGGTCGGCGCGAAGTTCATGCGGATCGACGAGGAGCTGGCCCACGACCACTACGCCGAACACGAGGACAAGCCCTTCTTCGAGGGCCTCGTGGAATTCATCACCAGCGGCCCGGTGATGGCGATGGTCTGGGAGGGCCAGGACGCCACCCGGCAGGTCCGGGCGATGATGGGCGAGACCGACCCCGCCGACTCCGCCCCTGGCACGATCCGCGGGGACCTCGGGCTCGACCTGGGACGCAACGTCATCCACGGCTCCGACCACGAGGACCCGGGCGCGAACGAGCGGGAGATCGAACTCTTCTTCGACGACGACGAGCTGGTCGAGTGGGAGCAGGTCGACGAGACCTGGCTCTACGAGTGACCGGGCACGTCGCCGGTCGTCCGGCGCCCGTTTTCGCGTTGCTTTCCGACCGCCGACACGTTCGGCGGATTTGCCCCCGACGCCAGCCTGATATACCCCGGTAGTGTAGTACCGTTGTGAAGTGATATATGATGACATTGGACAACCGAACGTGCCTCGTGACGGGCGCATCGAGAGGGATCGGGCGCGGGATCGCGGAGGAGTTCGGGCGCCAGGGGGCGAACGTCGTCGTCAACTACCGGTCCTCGGAGGACGCCGCCTACGAGGTCAGAGATTTCATCGACGGGGAGGGTGGCGAGGCCATCGCCGCACAGGCCGACGTCTCCGACCTCGGGGAGGTCCAGGAGATGTACCAGTCGGTCCACGACGCGTTCGGAGGGGTCGACGTCCTCGTCAACAACGCGGGCGTCACCGTCGACAAGAAGTTCGAGAACATGACCCGCGAGGACTGGGAGTGGGTGGTCGACGTCAACCTCGGCGGGATGTTCAACTGCACGAAGACCTGCTTCGAGGACATCCGGAACGCCCGGGAGGGGCGGTTGATCAACATCTCCAGCGTCGTCGGCCAGCAGGGCAACTACGGCCAGGCCAACTACGCGACCACCAAGTCCGGCATGTTCGGGTTCACCCGCACGATCGCCCTGGAGCTGGCCCGCGAGGGGTCGACTGCCAACTGCGTCGCGCCGGGCTTCGTGAAGACGGACATGCTGGCGGACGTCCCCGACCGGGTCAAGGAGGGGATCCTCGACCGGATCCCGCTCGACCGCTTCGCTGAAGTCGAGGACATCGTCGGCATGGTCCGCTTTCTGGCCAGCGAGGAGTCCAGCTACATGACCGGCCAGGTGCTCGGCGTCAACGGGGGCATGGAGTGGTGACCGCGCCGCGCGTCGCCGGAGTCGGGATGACCGCGTTCGGGAAATCCCCCGAGCGGACGGGCCGCGAACTGTTCGCCGAGGCCGCGCGGAAGGCCTACGACGACGCGGGCCTGGGACCGGACGCGGTCGAGGAAGTGTTCTACGGCAACTTCATGGGACAGCACGCCGAACAGCAGGGCCACTCCGGGCCGCTGGCCGCGGACAGCGCGGGCGTGACAGCGCCCGCGACCCGTATCGAGAGCGCCTGTGCCTCCTCGGGAGCCGCGGTCCGACTGGGCGTCGAGCGAGTCCGCAACGGCGCCGCCGACTGCGTCCTCGTCGGCGGCGGCGAGCGGATGACCAACCTCTCGACCCCCGAGGGGACCGCCGGACTCGCGAGCGCCGCGGACGCCCTCTGGGAGATCAAGGCCGGGGTCACCTTTCCCGGGGCCTACTCGCTGATGGCCAACCGCTACTTCCACGAGCACGGCGGCGACCGGGAAGACCTGGCGGCCATCGCGGTCAAGAACCACCGCCACGCCGCCGAGAACCCGCTGGCGCAGTTCCAGCGGGAGATCACCGTCGAGGACGTC
It encodes:
- a CDS encoding beta-ketoacyl-ACP reductase encodes the protein MTLDNRTCLVTGASRGIGRGIAEEFGRQGANVVVNYRSSEDAAYEVRDFIDGEGGEAIAAQADVSDLGEVQEMYQSVHDAFGGVDVLVNNAGVTVDKKFENMTREDWEWVVDVNLGGMFNCTKTCFEDIRNAREGRLINISSVVGQQGNYGQANYATTKSGMFGFTRTIALELAREGSTANCVAPGFVKTDMLADVPDRVKEGILDRIPLDRFAEVEDIVGMVRFLASEESSYMTGQVLGVNGGMEW